In Bactrocera oleae isolate idBacOlea1 chromosome 5, idBacOlea1, whole genome shotgun sequence, a genomic segment contains:
- the l(1)G0196 gene encoding inositol hexakisphosphate and diphosphoinositol-pentakisphosphate kinase isoform X4, whose protein sequence is MSNMDWVWWKDWWRVKRLRKRLRHAFDAREQQQAAENAEGTLAFKHCRVCNKALPDISGIAEAVRPCRRCRRRHLAANTVAACGSAVERTPTAANQPDDYENNGYCFEDHPDEDEDEKCGAHNDVPLGVGFDDVNYYYGEDDDGSYDNIEDDDFCYCDECWNGDGESNDGMDSDCSTCSNPGKQVVVGICAMAKKTQSKPMKEILTRLQEFEFIKMLIFSEDVILKEPVENWPLCDCLISFHSKGFPLEKAIQYAQLRKPYVLNNLHMQYDIQDRRRVYAILEKEGIEIPRYAVLDRDSPDPKQHELIESEDHVEVNGIIFNKPFVEKPVSAEDHNIYIYYPTSAGGGSQRLFRKIGSRSSVYSPESRVRKTGSFIYEDFMPTDGTDVKVYTVGPDYAHAEARKSPALDGKVERDSEGKEIRYPVILNNAEKLISRKVCLAFKQTVCGFDLLRANGKSYVCDVNGFSFVKNSNKYYDDCAKILGNMILRELTPTLHIPWLVPFQLDDPPIVPTTFGKMMELRCVVAVIRHGDRTPKQKMKLEVRHPKFFEIFEKYDGYKDGHVKLKRPKQLQEILDIARYLLSEIQSKSADAEIQEKESKLEQLKNVLEMYGHFSGINRKVQMKYQPKGRPRGSSSDDVDAPKEPSLVLILKWGGELTPAGRIQAEELGRIFRCMYPGGQGRQDYSGTQGLGLLRLHSTFRHDLKIYASDEGRVQMTAAAFAKGLLALEGELTPILVQMVKSANTNGLLDNDCDSSKYQNLAKQRLHDLMRVDREFTLEDREVINPCNSISINQALDFVKNPVECCNHVHKLIKELLTIISVKKEDPKTKDAILYHGETWDLMARRWEKIEKDFSTKSKQYDISKVPDIYDCIKYDLQHNQHTLQYDQAEELYIYAKYLADIVIPQEYGSTVQEKLAIGQGICTPLLKKIKADLQRNIEEVGDESVNRLNPHYSHGVASPGRHVRTRLYFTSESHVHSLLTVLRYGGLLNVLNDEQWRRAMDYISMVSELNYMSQVVIMLYEDPTKDPTSEERFHVELHFSPGVNCCVQKNLPPGPGFRPHSRNDSGNPKQMGSSNSFLKTNSGGDDANPPRIEEENDSEDSPVRSQSDGYDKDTPPHTKHLKSKPIPIGAHHTVSGHEAAHLAKRLNEELASQQHSMESQRPISPDAEPRSRSYEQRDQKRAKDTVASTPIHTPSLTSTNNKHEFKEILNTRSNPNFAGAGGTFHIRVTDSLTFYKIDSSTNELPLSDIDFSLNPLTPESPCNEHKSNSPCETRQKRHVRLLTMRAIASIDESDAANELYLPKISPLATNERPLSCNCLSGGGAFDENLPHSHSKSMADISPLNDGEVLHFVLGSSPISTSRVASIDDFQLSCSAPATILSSEFRFRLQEERHTVVDQLRVNSPTNSPTASTLKLCQESDERQLQQQAKSQQKYANELCSGVGADVERAPDIKTVSMSSLPTVQSAPVMINVENPFKFTQQAQQPFVNKFSTINEFDNTHATNTALSSPVQSSSACDFDTLFQHKHTDKRATNYHHNSRIRRQNQHQHKLFNRQQQHAPQTHTARIPDVIVTLSSSSTNLSKLMPDTNQFNSKLTPTVPTTYDPTNTTTTTTITTTNTTSTTNVNANMSASASITTSKSTPMTSSVIATCTSTATSAADGNATPVSSSSSVSSRRQRHSIAGQMSYMKMLGFGGFSKKMATSSSSLFSTAVISGSSSAPNLRDMIPCAVSSSVLEGFGGVPPIRPLETLHNALSLKQLDQFLHKMTTSPLFKTPASSPPKHPSTPQQTLQGALQSMCSLEAATSYLSGDSMCHCQEAVATQGERVREPMLKNAICMHPAVHLAGNVRKPLEQGATAVATAEVLATTATSERANKCNNVGAAEANATATAQPTAGMWSQQSSVASSTEPSSPAISDTYSHETPSGEMSISITSAEGVNILPVAEELAKFFPQLDDADLNAVSVYTPMNTDVLDVDADGVFTFGGGSSRSDVSACLTPVSFGMDISMIANKGSMTLSVDGFEDDDETTLSAATTPSLPVDEPKLETCYCCPTHAEMAEPPDVEDTFDALPEPLKIPDTKIISSSPETNYFGEPTSLPPLPLCGENTLRRGARKATDPISPKIKKQISLFEGGEYERQKEYNNLHASINIPSASTLKQDARLRKFETLTQSTSNSNFPFASNTLKRVQHNASELDDVSHTQSCINLKSSVCASPAASATGSPQHKATPIAIVTQPVSTTSNTVPTHGAAVGTDNIGPPRPGALIVKERFIEPPKRIPRSFHSKTQSMDSDFLFNEFLLVPARSPTHAPISPEGSSRTSSASTSPASRSNSRFMATKILDDVATLQHK, encoded by the exons ATGTCCAATATGGATTGGGTGTGGTGGAAGGATTGGTGGCGCGTCAAGCGGCTACGTAAGCGTTTGCGGCATGCCTTTGATGCGCGTGAACAACAACAAGCCGCTGAAAACGCTGAGGGCACACTAGCGTTCAAACATTGTCGTGTGTGTAATAAGGCGCTGCCGGATATTAGTGGCATTGCCGAGGCGGTTCGCCCATGTCGCCGTTGTCGGCGCAGACATTTGGCCGCCAATACGGTCGCGGCATGTGGCAGCGCTGTCGAACGCACGCCGACAGCAGCCAATCAGCCAGATGACTATGAAAATAATGGCTATTGTTTTGAAGATCATCCTGATGAGGATGAAGATGAGAAGTGCGGTGCGCACAATGATGTGCCACTCGGTGTTGGCTTCGATGACGTTAATTATTATTATGGGGAGGACGATGATGGCAGCTATGATAATATAGAGGACGATGACTTTTGCTATTGCGATGAGTGTTGGAAT GGGGACGGCGAGAGCAATGACGGCATGGATTCGGATTGTAGCACCTGTTCGAATCCTGGGAAACAAGTGGTTGTAGGTATTTGCGCCATGGCTAAAAAGACGCAATCCAAGCCGATGAAAGAGATCTTAACACGCTTGCAAGAATTTGAATTCATCAAAATGCTTATATTTTCCGAAGATGTCATTTTGAAG GAACCGGTAGAAAATTGGCCTTTGTGCGATTGTCTCATCTCGTTTCATTCGAAGGGCTTCCCATTGGAGAAAGCCATACAATATGCGCAATTACGCAAACCCTACGTGCTCAACAACTTACACATGCAATATGATATACAAGACCGACGCCGTGTCTATGCTATACTGGAGAAGGAAGGCATTGAAATACCACGTTATGCGGTTTTAGATCGTGACTCACCAGACCCAAAAC AACACGAGCTCATTGAGTCTGAGGATCACGTTGAGGTGAAtggtattattttcaataaaccaTTTGTGGAGAAGCCCGTATCAGCTGAGGATCACAATATCTACATTTACTATCCCACTTCGGCAGGTGGCGGCAGTCAGCGTCTCTTCAGAAAG ATTGGCAGTCGCAGCAGCGTTTATTCACCAGAATCGCGCGTGCGCAAAACCGGTTCATTCATCTATGAAGATTTCATGCCCACTGATG GCACGGACGTTAAGGTATACACAGTCGGACCAGATTATGCACATGCCGAGGCCCGTAAGTCTCCAGCACTGGATGGAAAAGTGGAGCGCGACAGCGAGGGCAAGGAGATACGCTATCcggttatattaaataatgCTGAGAAGCTCATCTCACGCAAAGTTTGTTTGGCTTTTAAACAGACAGTCTGCGGCTTCGACTTGCTACG CGCCAATGGAAAATCCTATGTTTGTGACGTGAATGGCTTCAGCTTCGTTAAGAACTCGAACAAGTATTACGATGATTGCGCCAAAATACTGGGCAATATGATATTGCGTGAACTCACGCCCACCTTGCATATACCATGGCTTGTGCCCTTTCAACTAGATGATCCACCCATTGTGCCCACCACTTTCGGCAAGATGATGGAATTGCGTTGCGTAGTCGCGGTCATAAGACACGGCGACCGCACGCCTAAGCAAAAGATGAAGCTCGAAGTGCGGCATCCCAA atttttcgagatatttgagAAGTACGACGGCTACAAGGATGGTCACGTTAAGTTGAAGCGTCCGAAACAATTGCAAGAGATTTTAGATATTGCCAGATATCTGCTATCTGAAATACAAAGCAAGTCAGCCGATGCGGAGATACAAGAGAAGGAGAGCAAATTAGAACAATTGAAAAATGTGCTGGAAAT gtATGGACACTTCTCTGGCATAAATCGCAAAGTTCAAATGAAATACCAACCGAAGGGTCGACCGCGTGGCTCTAGCTCTGATGACG TAGATGCACCGAAAGAGCCGTCATTAGTTTTGATCTTAAAATGGGGTGGTGAGTTAACGCCTGCTGGTCGCATACAAGCGGAGGAATTGGGACGCATATTCCGTTGCATGTATCCTGGCGGTCAGGGTCGACAAGACTATTCGGGCACACAAGGCTTGGGACTGTTGAG ATTGCACTCCACATTTCGCCATGACTTGAAAATATATGCTTCCGATGAAGGTCGTGTGCAAATGACTGCAGCCGCTTTTGCTAAAGGTCTGCTAGCGTTAGAAGGAGAGCTCACACCGATATTGGTGCAGATGGTGAAGAGTGCTAATACGAACGGGCTGCTGGATAATGATTGTGACTCCAGTAAATACCAAAATCT TGCGAAGCAACGTCTGCACGATTTGATGCGCGTAGACCGCGAATTTACACTCGAAGACCGTGAGGTGATTAATCCGTGTAATAGTATTTCCATTAATCAAGCCTTGGACTTTGTCAAAAATCCTGTGGAATGTTGCAATCACGTGCACAAGCTAATCAAAGAATTGTTAACCATTATAAGTGTAAAGAAAGAAGATCCCAAAACTAAAGACGCTATATTGTACCATGGCGAAACATGGGATTTGATGGCGCGACGTTGGGAGAAAATTGAAAAGGATTTCAGCACAAAATCTAAACAGTACGACATTTCAAAAGTACCGGACATTTACGATTGCATCAAATACGACTTGCAACACAATCAACACACGCTGCAATACGATCAGGCGGAAGAATTGTATATATACGCTAAGTACCTGGCAGATATTGTCATACCACAAGAGTACGGTTCCACTGTGCAAGAGAAGTTGGCCATTGGTCAGGGTATCTGTACGCCGttgctgaaaaaaattaaagccgATTTGCAGCGCAATATCGAAGAAGTGGGCGATGAGTCAGTAAATAGACTAAATCCACATTACAGTCACGGTGTCGCCAGTCCGGGTCGTCACGTACGCACACGCTTGTATTTCACCAGTGAAAGtcatgtacactcattgttaaCAGTTCTGCGTTATGGCGGTTTGCTGAATGTGTTAAATGATGAACAGTGGCGCCGTGCAATGGATTACATTTCAATGGTGTCGGAGTTGAATTACATGTCACAGGTTGTGATAATGCTCTACGAGGATCCCACCAAAGATCCCACATCAGAAGAACGCTTCCACGTGGAACTACATTTTAGTCCGGGTGTTAATTGTTGTGTGCAGAAAAACTTGCCACCAGGTCCAGGCTTTCGGCCACACTCGCGCAATGATTCTGGCAATCCCAAGCAAATG ggTTCAAGTAATTCTTTTCTCAAAACTAATTCTGGTGGGGATGACGCAAATCCGCCGCGTATAGAGGAGGAAAACGATTCGGAGGATAGTCCTGTGAGGAGCCAATCAGAC GGCTACGATAAAGACACCCCACCGCATACTAAACATCTAAAATCGAAGCCCATACCAATCGGTGCGCACCATACGGTAAGCGGCCATGAAGCGGCGCACTTGGCAAAGCGTTTGAATGAAGAGTTGGCTTCCCAACAACACTCAATGGAATCTCAACGCCCCATTAGTCCCGATGCTGAGCCACGTTCACGTAGCTATGAACAACGCGATCAAAAGCGTGCTAAAG ACACCGTTGCGTCTACGCCCATACACACGCCCTCTCTAACTAGTACTAATAATAAGCATGAATTCAAGGAAATACTGAACACGCGCTCCAATCCAAATTTCGCAGGCGCTGGCGGTACATTTCACATACGCGTTACCGATAGCTTGACTTTCTATAAAATCGATTCGTCCACCAACGAGTTGCCACTGTCCGATATTGATTTCTCACTCAATCCACTAACACCGGAATCCCCCTGTAACGAACATAAATCGAATTCACCATGCGAGACGCGTCAAAAACGTCATGTGCGATTATTGACTATGCGCGCCATAGCAAGCATCGATGAGTCCGACGCAGCTAACGAACTgtatttaccgaaaatatcgccGTTAGCCACGAATGAACGTCCGCTCTCGTGCAATTGCCTTAGCGGTGGTGGTGCTTTCGACGAGAACTTGCCACACTCGCATTCGAAGAGCATGGCTGACATCAGTCCGCTCAACGATGGCGAAGTTTTGCACTTCGTTTTGGGCAGCTCGCCGATTTCCACTTCACGCGTAGCCTCCATTGATGACTTTCAGTTGTCTTGTTCGGCGCCAGCCACAATACTTAGCAGCGAGTTCAGATTCCGTCTGCAGGAGGAACGGCATACGGTAGTCGATCAACTACGCGTTAATTCGCCCACCAATTCGCCGACCGCCTCCACTTTAAAATTATGCCAAGAGTCCGATGAGCGGCAGCTGCAGCAGCAAGCGAAATCGCAACAGAAATACGCCAACGAGCTGTGCAGTGGCGTGGGTGCTGACGTTGAGCGCGCGCCTGACATAAAGACCGTCTCAATGAGCAGTTTACCCACCGTACAGTCGGCGCCGGTGATGATAAATGTTGAAAATCCTTTCAAGTTTACGCAGCAAGCTCAACAaccatttgtaaataaattttctacaatCAATGAATTTGATAATACACATGCTACTAACACCGCTTTATCTTCTCCCGTGCAATCCTCGTCTGCCTGCGACTTTGATACATTATTCCAACACAAACACACTGACAAACGCGCCACAAATTATCATCATAACTCACGCATACGTCGACAAAACCAACACCAACACAAACTATTTaaccgacaacaacaacacgcaccGCAAACACATACCGCGCGCATACCTGACGTTATCGTCACTTTGAGCTCATCCTCAACCAATTTGTCTAAACTAATGCCTGATACTAACCAATTCAATTCGAAACTCACTCCTACCGTCCCTACAACTTACGACCCAACAAATACCACTACCACAACAACCATAACCACTACGAACACAACATCAACGACCAATGTCAATGCCAATATGTCCGCGTCCGCGTCCATAACTACGTCTAAATCCACACCCATGACCTCGTCCGTGATCGCCACCTGTACCTCGACCGCTACTTCCGCCGCAGATGGCAATGCGACGCCAGTATCGTCCTCATCGTCGGTATCGTCTCGACGTCAAAGACACAGTATTGCCGGCCAGATGTCGTATATGAAAATGTTGGGATTTGGTGGTTTTAGCAAAAAGATGGCCACTAGCTCAAGTAGTCTATTTAGCACGGCAGTTATAAGCGGCAGCTCATCGGCACCCAATCTAAGGGATATGATACCGTGTGCGGTCTCATCGTCAG TACTTGAAGGTTTCGGCGGTGTACCACCAATTCGACCACTAGAGACTCTACACAATGCACTCTCACTGAAGCAGCTCGATCAATTTCTACACAAAATGACAACATCGCCACTCTTCAAAACACCAGCATCATCGCCGCCCAAGCATCCATCAACACCACAACAAACCTTACAGGGCGCGTTACAATCTATGTGCTCTTTGGAGGCGGCTACAAGTTATCTATCCGGTGACAGCATGTGTCATTGCCAGGAAGCAGTCGCAACACAGGGCGAAAGGGTGCGTGAGCCAATGTTGAAGAATGCAATTTGCATGCATCCAGCAGTCCATCTAGCCGGGAATGTGCGTAAACCGCTGGAGCAAGGAGCAACAGCAGTGGCAACAGCAGAAGTtctagcaacaacagcaacgtcCGAACGCGCCAATAAATGCAACAATGTTGGCGCAGCTGAGGcaaatgcaacagcaacagcgcaGCCAACTGCTGGAA TGTGGAGCCAACAGTCGAGCGTTGCTAGCAGCACCGAACCCTCATCCCCAGCCATTTCGGACACATACTCGCATGAAACACCCAGCGGCGAAATGTCCATTAGTATAACCAGCGCCGAAGG cgTTAACATCCTGCCCGTAGCCGAGGAGCTCGCCAAATTCTTTCCACAACTCGATGATGCCGACCTGAATGCCGTCTCGGTATATACGCCCATGAATACGGATGTCTTAGATGTGGATGCCGACGGCGTATTTACATTCGGCGGAGGCAGTAGCCGTAGTGATGTGAGCGCCTGCTTAACACCGGTCAGCTTTGGCATGGACATAAGTATGATTGCAAACAAAGGATCGATGACTCTTTCAGTTGAT GGTTTCGAAGATGATGACGAAACTACGCTTTCAGCCGCCACAACACCATCGCTACCTGTAGATGAACCAAAACTTGAGACCTGCTATTGCTGTCCCACTCATGCTGAGATGGCTGAACCGCCTGATGTCGAAGATACCTTCGATGCACTTCCTGAACCGCTTAAAATACCAGATACAAAAATTATCAGTTCTTCGCCGGAGACAAATTACTTCGGCGAACCGACGTCATTGCCTCCGCTGCCACTTTGTGGTGAAAATACGCTACGCCGTGGTGCACGCAAGGCAACCGATCCAATATCGCCCAAAATCAAGAAGCAGATCAGTCTCTTTGAGGGCGGGGAATATGAACGTCAAAAGGAGTACAACAATCTACATGCGTCTATCAACATACCGTCGGCATCCACACTAAAGCAGGATGCACGTCTGCGTAAATTTGAGACACTCACTCAGTCTACTTCCAATTCCAACTTTCCATTTGCAAGTAATACACTAAAGCGCGTGCAGCACAATGCTTCCGAACTGGACGATGTTAGTCACACGCAGTCGTGCATTAATCTGAAAAGTTCGGTGTGCGCTTCGCCCGCAGCCTCCGCTACAGGATCGCCGCAGCATAAAGCCACACCCATTGCAATTGTTACACAGCCTGTTTCTACGACGTCCAACACAGTGCCGACGCATGGTGCTGCCGTCGGCACAGACAACATTGGTCCACCACGACCAGGTGCTTTGATTGTTAAAGAACGTTTCATAGAGCCGCCAAAACGAATTCCTCGTAGTTTCCACAGCAAAACTCAGTCCATGGACTCCGATTTCTTGTTCAATGAGTTCTTGTTAGTACCAGCACGTTCGCCGACCCACGCACCCATTTCGCCCGAAGGTAGCAGCCGCACAAGCAGCGCAAGCACATCCCCTGCATCGCGCTCCAACTCGCGATTTATGGCGACAAAAATTTTGGACGATGTGGCTACTTTGCAACATAAATAA